A genomic segment from Alistipes senegalensis JC50 encodes:
- a CDS encoding FISUMP domain-containing protein has translation MKRFTAYLIPAAAVLAALLSLSCEQQIDYVDATWARPVSPAEGSTLKIDFFKPDDKQVFTWEARPGATYKIAFDVDMHFENACVYDMGQKDSLVLTNSEMLDMLRTVWPDFSGVKRFFWRVEQTRGHEVRTSWRYFSAIPLVESFTDARDGEVYGACQFILNDGSLMTIMSENLRATVYADGESLPVEAKVAAGGGYCNDPLYVQKVGRYYSWAVATRLTWDEAKAAYEAGQTVQGVCPEGWHLPSMDEFNALREYLGADGANAVKDPSYWPTTAGITNSAKMNVAVSGFYWHEGLTFLTDPTFTARFWTSTPRLRGMQFAYGDSASADDPTKAVLLSIYDDASTLNMQSYSIVPSVENHMYPIRCVMDPM, from the coding sequence ATGAAACGTTTCACCGCATATCTGATTCCCGCGGCCGCCGTTCTGGCCGCGCTGCTGAGCCTGTCGTGCGAACAGCAGATCGACTACGTCGATGCGACGTGGGCGCGCCCCGTCTCCCCGGCCGAAGGCTCGACCCTGAAGATCGACTTCTTCAAACCCGACGACAAGCAGGTCTTCACCTGGGAGGCACGTCCGGGAGCCACCTACAAGATCGCCTTCGACGTGGACATGCACTTCGAGAACGCCTGCGTCTACGACATGGGGCAAAAGGATTCGCTCGTGCTGACCAATTCGGAGATGCTCGACATGCTGCGCACCGTCTGGCCCGACTTCTCGGGCGTCAAGCGCTTCTTCTGGCGCGTCGAGCAGACGCGCGGCCACGAGGTGCGCACCTCGTGGCGCTATTTCAGCGCCATTCCGCTGGTCGAGAGCTTCACCGACGCCCGCGACGGCGAGGTCTACGGAGCCTGCCAGTTCATCCTCAACGACGGTTCGCTGATGACCATCATGTCCGAGAACCTGCGCGCCACGGTCTATGCCGACGGCGAATCGCTGCCCGTCGAAGCCAAGGTGGCCGCGGGCGGCGGCTATTGCAACGACCCGCTCTACGTGCAGAAGGTCGGCCGCTACTACTCGTGGGCCGTCGCCACGCGTCTGACGTGGGACGAGGCCAAAGCCGCCTACGAAGCGGGCCAAACGGTGCAGGGCGTCTGCCCCGAGGGGTGGCACCTGCCCTCGATGGACGAATTCAACGCCCTGCGCGAATACCTCGGGGCCGACGGTGCCAATGCCGTGAAAGACCCCTCCTACTGGCCGACAACCGCCGGCATCACGAACAGCGCCAAGATGAACGTCGCGGTATCGGGATTCTACTGGCACGAAGGGCTGACGTTCCTCACCGACCCGACCTTCACGGCGCGGTTCTGGACATCGACGCCCCGTCTGCGAGGCATGCAGTTCGCCTACGGCGACAGCGCCTCGGCCGACGATCCCACGAAAGCCGTCCTGCTCTCGATCTACGACGACGCCTCGACGCTGAACATGCAGTCGTACAGCATCGTACCGTCGGTCGAGAACCACATGTACCCCATCCGCTGCGTGATGGACCCGATGTAA
- a CDS encoding xylose ABC transporter has product MHLIIFAALLGACQLAACKEDEPRTPQNGPEEAAYPHRYYIDPENGAYYNTGHSPSQAWESIDRILERSWKAGDTILIKRGTVYNGSLTLRGSGSAEAPIVLGSYGDESLPLPEIAGGGNYEAILIRNVQYWELQDLRITNKGEAPRPKIAGIRIEADNIEGGVMNHIHIRRCEIADVYGTKTHHNEGGGSGIFYYNVIGGSNPSSFHDLVVEDCRLTDCQRDGLTGYLSTGDRSLRKANTGFVFRRNVFEGIPGDQIIVNGCDDALVEYNVVRNCAPGDFADESVPNRMEAAAALWCIHSDGTIFRYNTVQDHKATWDGQAFDVDQNCRNTLFEYNISYNNTGGWLMLCPSDVAFDRNFVSQEGTVVRYNVSINDGTRDYVKGNGQTLSSTIDVVGRVGGCHFYNNTIIKTRSAATHADNTAVTFDSYTNIEGSLVFTNNIFYNTTGTANPFVKVGTGEFIDDRGLILRNNCICGYREGTIPGTGGHNVGTILADPKFVRLVEEFTADNDLIDKEQILAGLQLAAGSPCIGAGAGIADEPVFPLTTDFWGERIGNARNIGAYNH; this is encoded by the coding sequence ATGCACCTGATCATATTCGCCGCGCTGCTGGGCGCCTGCCAGCTCGCGGCCTGCAAGGAGGACGAACCCCGCACCCCGCAAAACGGTCCGGAGGAGGCCGCCTATCCCCACCGCTACTACATCGACCCCGAAAACGGGGCCTACTACAACACCGGGCACTCCCCCTCGCAGGCGTGGGAGAGCATCGACCGCATCCTGGAGCGTTCGTGGAAGGCCGGCGACACGATCCTCATCAAGCGCGGTACGGTCTACAACGGATCGCTCACGCTGCGTGGCAGCGGTTCGGCCGAGGCGCCGATCGTGTTGGGCTCCTACGGGGACGAGAGCCTGCCCCTGCCCGAGATCGCGGGCGGCGGAAACTACGAAGCCATCCTGATCCGCAATGTCCAGTACTGGGAGTTGCAGGACCTGCGGATCACCAACAAGGGCGAAGCCCCGCGGCCCAAGATCGCCGGCATCCGCATCGAGGCCGACAACATCGAGGGCGGCGTGATGAACCACATCCACATCCGCCGCTGCGAGATCGCCGATGTCTACGGCACGAAGACCCACCACAACGAAGGCGGCGGCTCGGGCATCTTCTACTACAACGTCATCGGGGGTTCGAACCCGTCGTCGTTCCACGACCTGGTGGTCGAGGACTGCCGGCTGACCGACTGCCAGCGCGACGGACTGACGGGCTATCTCTCGACGGGCGACCGCTCGCTGCGCAAGGCCAACACGGGCTTCGTGTTCCGCCGGAACGTCTTCGAGGGCATCCCCGGCGACCAGATCATCGTCAACGGCTGCGACGACGCCCTCGTGGAGTACAACGTCGTGCGCAACTGCGCGCCGGGCGATTTCGCCGACGAGAGCGTCCCCAACCGCATGGAGGCCGCCGCAGCCCTGTGGTGCATCCACAGCGACGGCACGATCTTCCGCTACAACACCGTGCAGGACCACAAGGCCACGTGGGACGGACAGGCGTTCGACGTTGATCAGAACTGCCGCAACACGCTCTTCGAGTACAACATCTCCTACAACAACACGGGCGGCTGGCTGATGCTCTGCCCGAGCGACGTGGCGTTCGACCGCAATTTCGTCTCGCAGGAGGGCACGGTGGTGCGCTACAACGTCAGCATCAACGACGGCACGCGCGACTACGTGAAGGGCAACGGCCAGACCCTTTCATCGACGATCGACGTGGTGGGCCGCGTGGGCGGATGCCATTTCTACAACAACACCATCATCAAGACCCGTTCCGCCGCGACGCACGCCGACAACACGGCCGTCACGTTCGACAGCTACACCAACATCGAAGGGTCGCTGGTCTTCACCAACAACATCTTCTACAACACCACCGGCACGGCCAATCCCTTCGTCAAGGTCGGCACGGGCGAGTTCATCGACGACCGGGGGCTGATTCTGCGCAACAACTGCATCTGCGGCTACCGGGAGGGAACCATCCCCGGCACGGGCGGCCACAACGTCGGAACGATCCTCGCCGACCCGAAATTCGTCCGCCTCGTGGAGGAGTTCACCGCCGATAACGACCTGATCGACAAGGAGCAGATCCTCGCCGGACTGCAACTGGCCGCGGGGTCGCCCTGCATCGGTGCGGGCGCCGGAATCGCCGACGAACCGGTATTCCCGCTCACGACCGACTTCTGGGGCGAGCGCATCGGCAACGCACGCAACATCGGGGCGTATAACCATTAA
- a CDS encoding RagB/SusD family nutrient uptake outer membrane protein: MKKFSTLFIAALLLAGWSSGCADYLNTVPVDKSSPNTFLKGVEQAKSMLAGIYYCFYDDSPAYITPYTYENMCDNSYNHHTWEFSAEFASGTQTAASWWAELKWTKDWQAISRANSLIRSMALATGIGPADSRKILAEARFLRAWFYFDLVRFYGRVPLVDENSPQENAPREELDKVMAFIKGDVEYAVGNLDNIPGGEVASLGAALMLRLQIAQYEYDNAEVIACAKAIKELGYDLYGDFRKLFLDEGINDPSNKEVIFKVNYAEDLRSSYMTQLWYNWFSFNTTLEMVNSFFTANGLPVKPLEADNGASIPADPTYDKDYPFENRDPRLKLSVLCPGDEYRCDGTSRYQVHWQPANWDNKTGFAAKKGANETLGNLNNDGGDKILMRYGEVLLAWAEAENEENGPKGAYEMIDRLRRRVGMVTLTESLPNLTKETMRALIRNERRVELFHEGQRWHDIRRWKIAEKVMTDAHGLDVSKLQYYPSSGATSPYWQYEEIVIDKRSFNKDRDYLWPIPLKELNANPLIRDDQNPGY; encoded by the coding sequence ATGAAAAAGTTTTCCACACTCTTCATCGCAGCCCTGCTGCTCGCGGGATGGTCGAGCGGCTGTGCCGACTATCTGAACACCGTTCCCGTGGACAAGTCCTCGCCCAACACCTTCCTCAAGGGCGTCGAGCAGGCCAAGAGCATGTTGGCGGGCATCTACTACTGCTTCTACGACGATTCGCCGGCCTACATCACGCCCTACACCTACGAAAACATGTGCGACAACTCCTACAACCACCACACCTGGGAGTTCAGCGCCGAATTCGCGTCGGGAACGCAGACCGCCGCGAGCTGGTGGGCCGAACTGAAATGGACCAAGGACTGGCAGGCCATCTCGCGCGCAAACTCCCTGATCCGGTCGATGGCCCTCGCCACGGGCATCGGCCCCGCGGACAGCCGGAAAATCCTGGCCGAAGCGCGGTTCCTGCGCGCATGGTTCTATTTCGATCTGGTGCGCTTCTACGGCCGGGTGCCGCTGGTGGACGAGAACTCGCCGCAGGAGAACGCCCCGCGCGAGGAACTCGACAAGGTGATGGCCTTCATCAAGGGCGACGTGGAATATGCCGTCGGGAATCTCGACAACATCCCGGGCGGCGAGGTCGCCAGCCTCGGAGCGGCCCTCATGCTCCGATTGCAGATCGCGCAGTACGAATACGACAACGCCGAGGTCATCGCCTGCGCCAAGGCGATCAAGGAGCTCGGATACGATCTCTACGGCGACTTCCGCAAGCTGTTCCTCGACGAAGGCATCAACGACCCCTCGAACAAGGAGGTGATCTTCAAGGTCAACTACGCCGAGGACCTGCGATCGAGCTACATGACCCAGCTGTGGTACAACTGGTTCTCGTTCAATACGACGCTCGAAATGGTCAACAGCTTCTTCACGGCCAACGGACTGCCCGTCAAGCCGCTCGAAGCCGACAACGGCGCCTCGATCCCGGCCGATCCGACCTACGACAAGGACTATCCCTTCGAGAACCGCGACCCGCGCCTGAAACTCTCGGTGCTCTGCCCCGGCGACGAATACCGCTGCGACGGCACCTCCCGCTATCAGGTCCACTGGCAGCCCGCCAACTGGGACAACAAGACCGGCTTCGCGGCCAAAAAGGGCGCCAACGAGACGCTCGGGAACCTCAACAACGACGGCGGCGACAAGATCCTGATGCGCTACGGCGAAGTGCTGCTGGCGTGGGCCGAGGCCGAGAACGAGGAGAACGGCCCCAAGGGCGCCTACGAGATGATCGACCGGCTGCGCCGCCGCGTGGGGATGGTCACCCTCACCGAATCGCTGCCCAACCTCACGAAGGAGACCATGCGGGCGCTGATCCGTAACGAACGCCGCGTGGAGCTTTTCCACGAGGGCCAGCGCTGGCACGACATCCGCCGCTGGAAGATTGCCGAGAAGGTGATGACCGACGCCCACGGCCTCGACGTTTCGAAATTGCAGTACTACCCTTCGAGCGGCGCCACGTCGCCCTACTGGCAGTACGAGGAGATCGTCATCGACAAGCGTTCGTTCAACAAGGACCGCGACTATCTGTGGCCGATTCCGCTCAAAGAGCTGAACGCCAATCCGCTGATCCGCGACGACCAGAATCCCGGTTATTAA
- a CDS encoding SusE domain-containing protein produces the protein MNNIIRNTALAALFAAPLWIGGCNKENDFYEVGRQPVTLTRPAIDTVIVLDHEHPDSLYTFAWHSRRHFIDYKLRFGLDERFTTSCEQNPGVSDSWRMSTLQLDSVLSSMNVAVGATVKLYWTVEVVDPEVGWCDEVRRLTVTRCELPTGLILLQSPASEAKIVLDKKSPEAGVAFEWECPSTVPDYTLHVGLDAGLSGEGTMTVPCRSETSHAFTMQELDDWLAAQGIERNAETAIYWQVTGTGDLNNPIENSAVRTATVRRFTKDPAALTLAEPAADAELLLDAEKADEAVKFAWACDTTGITYTLRLHDAEFDKSATFSTGETASYEISQGDLDLLLEQTFGMVASQKKKFTWSVTPSDTEFAAADETERIVYIRRFEAVTAADPITLTAGPADGTDYALDYARKDETLSTAAWTCNARGVTYALEYSLNADMSASKTRPLTAEKSAELTHSLLDDMLSDLGGAYLTRTVYWRVTSTVSIKTAPSETRSLRLTGMLRPYTDLRDPASPETYAVVKIGEDIWMAENLRALSYSDGTAFTTVDVIYGKPAAKTFANDLIGDAKVRGVYYSWPTALRTYEEATEAEDTRMQGVCPEGWHVSTMQEWKAVRAAADYSAARVKSAQYWTGSTGTNDTGLNIVPAGKFWHGNVPSPDNADDKASFWTTTKTDATTAQMFEVFGWSNEIVPWNFNSRPWSEGDGTASMLVNVRCVRDRD, from the coding sequence ATGAACAACATCATCCGAAATACCGCTCTGGCGGCCCTGTTCGCCGCTCCCCTGTGGATCGGCGGCTGCAACAAGGAAAACGATTTCTACGAGGTGGGGCGCCAGCCGGTGACGCTGACCCGCCCGGCGATCGACACGGTCATCGTCCTCGATCACGAACATCCCGACTCGCTCTACACCTTCGCATGGCATTCGCGCCGCCATTTCATCGACTACAAACTGCGCTTCGGTCTGGACGAGCGATTCACGACCTCCTGCGAACAGAATCCCGGCGTGAGCGACTCGTGGCGGATGTCCACGCTGCAACTCGATTCGGTGCTGAGCTCCATGAACGTCGCCGTCGGCGCCACGGTGAAGCTCTACTGGACGGTCGAAGTGGTCGATCCCGAGGTCGGCTGGTGCGACGAGGTGCGGCGGCTGACCGTCACACGCTGCGAACTCCCGACGGGGCTGATCCTGCTTCAGAGCCCCGCAAGCGAGGCGAAGATCGTCCTCGACAAGAAGAGCCCCGAAGCCGGGGTCGCCTTCGAATGGGAGTGCCCCTCGACCGTTCCCGACTACACGTTGCATGTCGGTCTCGACGCCGGACTTTCCGGCGAAGGGACGATGACCGTGCCCTGCCGGTCGGAAACCTCGCACGCCTTCACCATGCAGGAGCTGGACGACTGGCTGGCGGCGCAGGGGATCGAACGGAACGCCGAAACCGCGATCTACTGGCAGGTGACGGGCACGGGCGATCTGAACAACCCGATCGAGAACAGCGCCGTGCGCACGGCGACCGTCCGGCGCTTCACGAAAGACCCGGCGGCGCTGACGCTCGCGGAGCCCGCGGCCGACGCCGAACTGCTGCTCGATGCGGAAAAGGCCGACGAAGCGGTGAAATTCGCGTGGGCCTGCGACACGACGGGAATCACGTACACCCTGCGGCTCCACGACGCCGAATTCGACAAGAGCGCGACCTTCAGCACGGGCGAAACGGCCTCCTACGAGATTTCGCAGGGTGATCTGGACCTGCTGCTGGAACAGACTTTCGGCATGGTCGCCTCGCAAAAGAAGAAATTCACGTGGAGCGTGACGCCGAGCGACACGGAGTTCGCCGCAGCCGACGAAACCGAACGGATCGTCTACATCCGACGGTTCGAAGCCGTAACCGCCGCCGATCCGATCACTCTCACCGCAGGCCCGGCCGACGGAACGGACTACGCCCTCGACTATGCCCGCAAGGACGAGACGCTGAGCACGGCGGCATGGACCTGCAACGCCCGCGGAGTCACCTATGCGCTCGAATACAGCCTCAATGCCGACATGAGCGCGTCGAAAACCCGGCCCCTGACGGCCGAGAAATCCGCCGAGCTGACCCACTCGCTGCTCGACGACATGCTCTCCGACCTGGGAGGCGCCTACCTCACCCGCACGGTCTACTGGCGCGTGACCTCGACGGTCAGTATCAAGACCGCGCCGTCCGAGACCCGGAGCCTGCGGCTGACGGGCATGCTGCGCCCCTACACCGACCTGCGCGACCCGGCCAGCCCGGAGACCTATGCGGTGGTGAAGATCGGCGAAGACATCTGGATGGCCGAGAACCTCCGGGCCCTGTCGTACAGCGACGGAACGGCATTCACGACCGTCGATGTGATCTACGGAAAACCCGCGGCCAAGACCTTCGCCAACGACCTGATCGGCGATGCGAAAGTGCGCGGCGTCTATTACAGCTGGCCGACGGCCTTGCGGACCTACGAAGAGGCCACCGAGGCCGAAGACACCCGCATGCAGGGCGTCTGCCCCGAGGGATGGCACGTCTCCACCATGCAGGAGTGGAAAGCCGTGCGGGCCGCCGCGGATTACAGCGCCGCGCGGGTCAAGTCGGCGCAGTACTGGACCGGCAGCACGGGCACGAATGACACGGGGCTGAACATCGTACCGGCCGGCAAGTTCTGGCACGGCAACGTCCCCTCGCCGGACAATGCCGACGACAAGGCCAGCTTCTGGACGACGACCAAGACCGACGCCACGACGGCCCAGATGTTCGAGGTGTTCGGCTGGAGCAACGAGATCGTTCCCTGGAATTTCAATTCGCGCCCGTGGAGCGAGGGAGACGGCACGGCTTCGATGCTGGTGAACGTGCGCTGCGTCCGCGACCGCGACTAA